One stretch of Streptomyces agglomeratus DNA includes these proteins:
- a CDS encoding FAD-binding oxidoreductase produces MSADVETLAAEVRGPVLLPGSGGYDEERTGFQTGFRHRPAVVVGATRPEDVRAAVRFAAERRLPVAVQSTGHGIVTALDGEGVLITTRRMKAVLVDAEGGTASAQAGVLWGEVIERAAPHGLAPVNGSAPHIGVVGYLLGGGVGLLGRRTGYASDYVRAIDIVTADGALRHVTAGSDPDLFWALRGGGGNFGAVTAIETALVPVTRLYGGGLHFAADHPVDLLHAYRAWTLTLPEELTSSIGLMTFPSLPSVPEPLRGRYVAHVRIAFTGSAEEGERLVAPLRALGPRLIDTVREMPYTEVGTIYQDPHVPHAYFGGNVLLSELDPTALRTVVDVAGPDAAVPCIVDIRHLGGAFARRPTDPGAVGGRDAAYMLRVMTGGTAAPSTAARPVHQRVYDALKQWTVGRSLNSVYNDGAPVRQEQVRELFAAEDFERLRRVKTLHDPHNLFRFNHNIRPTAATD; encoded by the coding sequence ATGAGCGCGGACGTGGAGACGCTGGCCGCGGAGGTGCGAGGACCCGTCCTGCTGCCCGGCAGCGGAGGGTACGACGAGGAACGGACCGGATTCCAGACCGGCTTCCGGCACCGGCCCGCCGTCGTCGTCGGCGCCACCCGCCCCGAGGACGTGCGCGCCGCGGTCCGCTTCGCCGCCGAGCGGAGGCTGCCCGTCGCCGTGCAGTCCACCGGACACGGCATCGTCACGGCCCTGGACGGTGAGGGCGTACTCATCACCACCCGCCGGATGAAGGCCGTCCTGGTGGACGCGGAGGGCGGAACCGCCAGCGCCCAGGCCGGCGTGCTGTGGGGAGAGGTCATCGAGCGGGCCGCCCCGCACGGTCTGGCCCCCGTCAACGGCTCAGCTCCGCACATCGGCGTCGTCGGCTACCTCCTCGGCGGCGGCGTCGGCCTGCTCGGCCGCCGGACCGGTTACGCCAGCGACTACGTCCGCGCCATCGACATCGTCACCGCCGACGGCGCGCTGCGCCACGTCACGGCCGGCTCCGACCCCGACCTGTTCTGGGCGCTGCGCGGTGGCGGCGGCAACTTCGGCGCCGTCACCGCCATCGAGACCGCCCTCGTGCCGGTGACCAGGCTCTACGGCGGCGGCCTCCACTTCGCCGCGGACCATCCCGTCGACCTGCTGCACGCCTACCGCGCGTGGACCCTCACGCTGCCCGAGGAACTCACCTCCTCGATCGGCCTCATGACCTTCCCATCGTTGCCGTCCGTCCCCGAGCCGCTGCGCGGACGCTACGTCGCACACGTCCGGATCGCCTTCACGGGCTCCGCCGAGGAGGGCGAACGGCTCGTGGCGCCCCTGCGCGCGCTCGGCCCGCGTCTGATCGACACCGTCCGGGAGATGCCGTACACGGAGGTCGGCACCATCTACCAGGACCCGCACGTCCCGCACGCCTACTTCGGCGGGAACGTCCTGCTGAGCGAGCTCGATCCCACGGCCCTGCGGACCGTCGTGGACGTGGCCGGACCCGATGCGGCCGTCCCCTGCATCGTCGACATCCGTCACCTCGGCGGGGCCTTCGCCCGCCGGCCCACCGACCCGGGCGCGGTCGGGGGCCGTGACGCCGCGTACATGCTGCGAGTGATGACCGGCGGTACGGCCGCGCCGTCCACCGCAGCCCGGCCGGTCCACCAGCGCGTCTACGACGCCCTGAAGCAGTGGACCGTCGGCCGCAGCCTCAACTCCGTCTACAACGACGGCGCCCCGGTCCGCCAGGAGCAGGTGCGGGAACTCTTCGCGGCCGAGGACTTCGAGCGGCTGCGACGCGTAAAGACGCTGCACGATCCGCACAACCTGTTCCGGTTCAACCACAACATCCGACCGACAGCGGCGACTGACTGA
- a CDS encoding class I SAM-dependent methyltransferase — translation MTEPVAAPDGPAPMTEVFDAVYRGESPFGKRPPWDIGAPQPAYVALEEAGLIGGAVLDAGCGTGEDALHLAGKGYAVTGLDLSPTAISLARDKAGARGLDAVFEVADALDLKGWEGCFDTVIDSGLAHTFEGDTLRSYAAALHRACRPGAVAHILSISDRGSAEMQARLAEAIEEIPAPLPDNDEPPCLKRSADHLRHGFAEGWTVESIDETHIRGIIPTTSELLDVHAWLGRFRRS, via the coding sequence ATGACTGAACCTGTCGCCGCCCCCGACGGACCCGCCCCGATGACCGAAGTGTTCGACGCCGTCTACCGCGGGGAGAGCCCCTTCGGCAAACGCCCGCCGTGGGACATCGGGGCGCCCCAGCCCGCCTACGTCGCCCTGGAGGAAGCGGGACTCATCGGTGGCGCGGTCCTCGACGCGGGCTGCGGCACCGGTGAGGACGCCCTCCACCTGGCGGGCAAGGGGTACGCGGTGACAGGGCTGGACCTGTCCCCGACGGCGATCTCCCTCGCCCGCGACAAGGCCGGGGCACGCGGACTCGACGCCGTCTTCGAAGTCGCCGACGCCCTCGACCTCAAGGGCTGGGAAGGGTGCTTCGACACTGTGATCGACTCCGGCCTCGCCCACACCTTCGAGGGCGACACTCTGCGTTCCTACGCGGCGGCCCTGCACCGGGCCTGCCGCCCGGGGGCGGTGGCGCACATCCTCTCGATCAGCGACCGGGGGTCCGCGGAGATGCAGGCGCGGCTCGCCGAGGCCATCGAGGAAATACCGGCGCCGCTTCCGGACAACGACGAGCCGCCCTGCCTCAAGCGCTCCGCCGACCACTTGCGCCACGGCTTCGCCGAGGGCTGGACGGTGGAGTCGATCGACGAGACCCACATACGCGGCATCATCCCGACCACGTCCGAACTCCTCGACGTACACGCCTGGCTCGGACGTTTCCGCCGTAGCTGA
- a CDS encoding ABC transporter permease gives MTSTTLTRESGTSYTQSRNTLGWWLSDVWQMTLRNVRHVLRSPDLVMFSLVQPVMFILLFTYVFGGAMDVGGERYAQFLLPGVLVQMALYGSAAGTTIGVAAEMREGLMDRFRSMPMSRTAVLIGRTLSEIFRNVGVACVTVGVGVLVGFRFHNGLLPALAGLLLLLLFGYAVSWFAAYLGLSVRNAEAAQAVGGVWIFPFTLISSAFVPTDTMPGWLQAYAAHSPMTVAVNALRALFTGGPATSYVLQTVAWSIGLIAVFAPLAVRKYGSR, from the coding sequence ATGACCTCCACCACCCTGACACGGGAGAGCGGCACGTCGTACACGCAGTCGCGGAACACCCTCGGGTGGTGGCTCTCCGACGTGTGGCAGATGACGCTGCGCAACGTACGGCACGTGCTGCGCAGCCCCGATCTGGTGATGTTCTCGCTGGTCCAGCCGGTGATGTTCATCCTGCTGTTCACGTACGTCTTCGGCGGCGCCATGGACGTCGGCGGCGAACGCTACGCCCAGTTCCTGCTGCCGGGCGTCCTCGTCCAGATGGCGCTCTACGGCTCCGCCGCCGGCACGACCATCGGGGTCGCCGCCGAGATGCGCGAGGGCCTCATGGACCGCTTCCGCTCGATGCCGATGAGCCGTACCGCCGTGCTCATCGGACGCACGCTGTCGGAGATCTTCCGCAACGTCGGCGTGGCCTGTGTGACCGTGGGAGTCGGCGTGCTGGTCGGCTTCCGGTTCCACAACGGCCTCCTGCCCGCGCTGGCCGGCCTGCTGCTGTTGCTGCTGTTCGGCTACGCGGTGTCGTGGTTCGCCGCCTACCTCGGGCTGTCGGTGCGCAACGCGGAAGCCGCCCAGGCGGTCGGCGGCGTGTGGATCTTCCCGTTCACCCTGATCTCCTCGGCGTTCGTACCGACCGACACGATGCCGGGCTGGCTCCAGGCGTACGCTGCCCACAGCCCCATGACGGTGGCCGTGAACGCCCTGCGCGCACTGTTCACCGGGGGCCCGGCGACGAGCTACGTCCTCCAGACCGTGGCCTGGTCGATCGGCCTGATCGCGGTGTTCGCCCCGCTCGCGGTCCGCAAGTACGGCTCACGCTGA
- a CDS encoding ATP-binding cassette domain-containing protein yields MPAAIRTAGLCKRFGSLTALDHLDLTVSEGTVHGLLGPNGAGKTTTVRVLATLIRPDEGAAEVFGVDVRDDPGRIRSVIGLTGQYAAVDELLTGRENLHMIGRLFRLSKSDCRARAGELLERFGLDDAADRQPRTYSGGMRRRLDVAASLMARPRLIFLDEPTTGLDPRSRMEVWRLVRELVAEGTTVLLTTQYLEEADQLADSLSVIDRGRVIAGGTPDELKAQVGQDRVGITLLDGEGMEQTVRLLRERLGADPVADPQKMVVHAPLPDGGTLPDLLHLLRESGIAIGDVALRRPTLDDVFLAVTGRSADHGADRRNSGKETGRT; encoded by the coding sequence ATGCCAGCAGCGATCAGAACGGCCGGACTGTGCAAGCGTTTCGGCTCGCTCACCGCCCTCGACCACCTCGACCTCACGGTGTCCGAGGGCACGGTGCACGGCCTGCTCGGCCCCAACGGCGCCGGCAAGACCACCACCGTCCGGGTCCTGGCCACCCTCATCAGGCCGGACGAGGGAGCGGCCGAGGTGTTCGGCGTGGACGTGCGTGACGACCCCGGTCGGATCCGGTCGGTCATCGGCCTCACCGGCCAGTACGCCGCCGTCGACGAACTCCTCACCGGGCGCGAGAACCTGCACATGATCGGCAGGCTGTTCCGGCTGTCGAAGTCCGACTGCCGGGCCCGCGCGGGCGAACTGCTGGAACGCTTCGGCCTGGACGACGCGGCCGACCGGCAGCCCAGGACCTACTCCGGCGGAATGCGGCGCCGGCTCGACGTCGCCGCCAGCCTCATGGCGCGGCCCAGGCTCATCTTCCTCGACGAGCCGACCACCGGCCTCGATCCGCGCAGCCGCATGGAGGTGTGGCGACTCGTGCGCGAACTGGTCGCGGAGGGCACGACCGTACTGCTCACCACGCAGTACCTGGAGGAGGCGGACCAACTCGCCGACTCCCTGTCGGTCATCGACCGGGGCAGGGTCATCGCCGGCGGCACCCCGGACGAGCTGAAGGCCCAGGTGGGTCAGGACCGGGTCGGCATCACGCTGTTGGACGGCGAAGGCATGGAACAGACGGTGCGGCTCCTGCGGGAGCGGCTGGGCGCCGACCCGGTCGCCGACCCGCAGAAGATGGTGGTCCACGCTCCGCTGCCCGACGGCGGCACCCTGCCCGACCTGCTCCACCTGCTCAGGGAGTCGGGGATCGCGATCGGTGACGTGGCGCTCCGCCGGCCCACTCTCGACGACGTTTTTCTCGCCGTGACCGGCCGGTCCGCCGATCACGGTGCCGACCGGCGCAACAGCGGGAAGGAAACCGGGCGAACATGA
- a CDS encoding NAD(P)/FAD-dependent oxidoreductase: MSSHADHTTVIVGAGPAGLTAALSLARYRHPVTVVDSPRAPRNSASAGVHGHVGMDGVTPAEFRARAWRELSRYATVERLEADAESVTPAPGGGFRVAVGGGGTVEARTVLLATGVVDVLPADVDGFAECWGRSVIHCPFCLGEENAGGRWATVADNADLAGLSAVAFLAWSEDTIAICQESMPGLETARATARSSGGEVVTGTVRRLHHHQGVLYAVELDDGRVLERETLVWTPRQRQQPVVRQAAEELKLTVDDAGFIGVDASQCTSVPGLYAAGDLTSRWKQSVTVSAAAGAAAADAIHMSALLGAVRR, encoded by the coding sequence ATGTCCTCGCACGCCGACCACACCACCGTGATCGTGGGAGCCGGCCCCGCCGGGCTCACCGCGGCGCTCAGCCTGGCCAGATACCGGCACCCGGTGACCGTCGTGGACAGCCCACGGGCACCGCGCAACAGCGCGTCGGCGGGTGTTCACGGCCATGTCGGAATGGACGGCGTCACACCCGCCGAGTTCCGGGCGCGCGCCTGGCGGGAACTCTCCCGGTACGCGACCGTCGAGCGGCTGGAGGCCGACGCCGAGAGCGTGACCCCCGCTCCGGGCGGAGGCTTCCGGGTCGCCGTCGGCGGCGGTGGGACCGTCGAGGCCCGTACCGTTCTGCTCGCCACCGGTGTCGTGGACGTCCTCCCGGCCGACGTGGACGGTTTCGCGGAGTGCTGGGGCCGCAGCGTGATCCACTGCCCGTTCTGCCTCGGCGAGGAGAACGCCGGCGGGCGCTGGGCGACCGTCGCCGACAACGCGGATCTCGCGGGACTGTCGGCCGTGGCCTTCCTCGCCTGGAGCGAGGACACCATCGCGATCTGCCAGGAGTCCATGCCCGGCCTGGAGACCGCTCGCGCGACGGCGCGGAGCAGCGGGGGCGAGGTCGTCACGGGAACGGTCCGCCGCCTGCACCACCACCAAGGGGTGCTGTACGCCGTCGAGTTGGACGACGGCCGGGTCCTGGAGCGGGAGACCCTGGTCTGGACGCCGCGACAGCGGCAGCAACCCGTCGTCAGGCAGGCGGCCGAAGAGCTGAAGCTGACGGTCGACGACGCCGGCTTCATCGGCGTCGACGCCTCCCAGTGCACCAGCGTGCCGGGCCTGTACGCGGCCGGGGACCTGACCAGCCGCTGGAAGCAGTCGGTCACCGTGTCGGCCGCGGCGGGCGCCGCGGCCGCCGACGCCATCCACATGTCGGCGTTGCTCGGCGCTGTGCGCCGCTGA
- a CDS encoding ATP-binding cassette domain-containing protein, translated as MTAGTETDTQPPGLCAADSHDLIRVHGARENNLKNVHVEIPKRRLTVFTGVSGSGKSSLVFDTIAAESQRLINETYSAFIQGFMPTLARPEVDVLDGLTTAILVDQQPMGSSLRSTVGTATDAGTLLRILFSRLAKPHIGSQKAFAFNVASADASGVLVVNGKKIEKGFSVVGGMCLRCEGMGTVSDIDPAQLLDDSKSLADGAVTVPGWKPDGWVVQSFTESGFLDPHKAIRDYTEQERYDFLHRDPVKVKVKGVNTTYEGLLARVRKSFLSKDKETLQPHIRAFVERAVAFSVCPECHGTRLSETARSAKIDGLSIADACAMQISDLAAWARGLTDPSVTTLLTVLGQTLDSFVQIGLGYLSLDRASSTLSGGEAQRVKMVRHLGSALTDVTYVFDEPTVGLHPHDIQRMNDLLLRLRDKGNTVLVVEHKPETIVIADHVVDLGPHAGTKGGEVVFEGTVEGLRASGTVTGRHLDDRASLKPSVRERSGVLEVRGANAHNLRDVDVDIPLGVLTVLTGVAGSGKSSLIHGSVAGRDGVVTVDQSPIKGSRRSNPATYTGMLEPIRKTFAKVNGVKPALFSPNSEGACPTCKGAGVIYTDLAIMAGVATTCEECEGKRFQASVLQYRLGGRDISEVFAMPVAEAAEFFRSGEARTPAAYAVLDRLAEVGLGYLSLGQPLTTLSGGERQRLKLAGHMAGTGSVYILDEPTSGLHLADVEQLLALLDRLVDAGKTVIVVEHHQAVMAHADWIIDLGPGAGHDGGKIVFEGTPAELVADRPTLTGEHLAQYVGA; from the coding sequence ATGACCGCTGGCACGGAGACGGACACCCAGCCTCCTGGGCTGTGTGCCGCCGACAGCCACGATCTGATCCGTGTGCACGGGGCTCGCGAGAACAACCTCAAGAACGTGCATGTGGAGATCCCCAAACGGCGGCTGACCGTGTTCACCGGGGTCTCCGGCTCGGGCAAGAGCTCGTTGGTGTTCGACACGATCGCCGCGGAGTCGCAGCGGCTGATCAACGAGACGTACAGCGCCTTCATCCAGGGCTTCATGCCCACCCTGGCGCGGCCCGAGGTCGATGTGCTCGACGGGCTGACCACCGCGATCCTCGTCGACCAGCAGCCGATGGGCAGCAGCCTCCGTTCCACGGTCGGCACCGCCACCGACGCGGGCACACTGCTGCGCATCCTCTTCAGCCGGCTCGCCAAGCCGCACATCGGGTCGCAGAAGGCGTTCGCCTTCAACGTCGCCTCGGCCGACGCCTCGGGTGTCCTCGTGGTGAACGGCAAGAAGATCGAGAAGGGCTTCAGCGTCGTCGGCGGCATGTGCCTGCGCTGCGAGGGCATGGGCACGGTCTCGGACATCGATCCCGCCCAGCTCCTCGACGACTCCAAGTCGCTCGCGGACGGCGCGGTCACGGTCCCCGGCTGGAAGCCCGACGGCTGGGTGGTGCAGTCGTTCACCGAGTCGGGCTTCCTCGACCCGCACAAGGCGATCCGCGACTACACCGAGCAGGAGAGGTACGACTTCCTGCACCGGGACCCGGTCAAGGTCAAGGTGAAGGGCGTCAACACCACCTACGAGGGCCTCCTCGCGCGGGTGCGCAAGTCGTTCCTGTCCAAGGACAAGGAGACGCTCCAGCCGCACATCCGTGCCTTCGTGGAACGGGCGGTGGCGTTCTCCGTCTGCCCCGAGTGCCACGGCACCAGGCTCAGCGAGACCGCCCGGTCCGCGAAGATCGACGGCCTGAGCATCGCCGACGCCTGCGCCATGCAGATCAGCGACCTCGCGGCCTGGGCCCGCGGTCTGACCGACCCGTCGGTCACGACACTGCTCACCGTGCTCGGCCAGACCCTCGACTCGTTCGTCCAGATCGGCCTGGGCTACCTCTCGCTCGACCGGGCATCGAGCACGCTCTCGGGCGGTGAGGCCCAGCGCGTCAAGATGGTCCGCCACCTGGGCTCCGCGCTCACCGACGTCACCTACGTCTTCGACGAGCCCACCGTCGGCCTGCACCCGCACGACATCCAGCGCATGAACGACCTGCTGCTGCGACTGCGCGACAAGGGCAACACCGTGCTGGTCGTGGAGCACAAGCCGGAGACGATCGTGATCGCCGACCACGTCGTCGACCTGGGACCGCACGCCGGCACCAAGGGCGGCGAGGTCGTCTTCGAGGGCACCGTCGAGGGCCTGCGGGCCAGCGGCACCGTCACCGGACGGCACCTGGACGACCGGGCCTCACTGAAGCCGTCCGTGCGCGAGCGGTCCGGTGTGCTGGAGGTGCGCGGCGCGAACGCCCACAACCTGCGCGACGTCGACGTGGACATCCCGCTCGGCGTGCTCACCGTGCTCACCGGCGTCGCGGGCTCCGGCAAGAGTTCCCTGATCCACGGCTCGGTAGCGGGCCGCGACGGCGTCGTCACGGTGGACCAGTCGCCCATCAAGGGCTCCCGGCGCAGCAACCCGGCCACCTACACCGGCATGCTCGAACCGATCCGCAAGACGTTCGCCAAGGTCAACGGGGTCAAGCCCGCACTGTTCAGCCCGAATTCCGAGGGCGCCTGCCCCACCTGCAAGGGCGCAGGTGTCATCTACACGGACCTGGCGATCATGGCCGGCGTCGCCACCACCTGCGAGGAGTGCGAGGGCAAGCGGTTCCAGGCTTCGGTGCTCCAGTACCGGCTCGGCGGTCGGGACATCAGCGAGGTGTTCGCGATGCCGGTGGCCGAGGCCGCCGAGTTCTTCCGCAGCGGTGAGGCACGGACGCCGGCCGCGTATGCCGTCCTCGACCGGCTCGCCGAGGTCGGCCTGGGCTATCTCAGCCTCGGCCAGCCGCTCACCACCCTCTCCGGCGGAGAGCGGCAACGGCTGAAGCTCGCCGGTCACATGGCCGGAACGGGCAGTGTCTACATCCTCGACGAGCCGACCAGCGGCCTGCACCTGGCCGACGTCGAGCAACTGCTCGCCCTGCTCGACCGGTTGGTGGACGCCGGCAAGACGGTCATCGTCGTGGAGCACCACCAGGCGGTCATGGCGCACGCGGACTGGATCATCGACCTCGGCCCCGGCGCCGGCCACGACGGCGGCAAGATCGTCTTCGAGGGCACGCCCGCCGAGCTCGTCGCCGACCGCCCCACCCTCACGGGCGAGCACCTCGCACAGTACGTCGGCGCCTGA
- a CDS encoding TioE family transcriptional regulator, which translates to MKHLRPFDLAREHGISTQAVRNYERDGFIPLARRTPSGYRTYTETHAAALRAYLALVQAYGYATGGEIMRSLNTGDLDAALTAVDRGHAQLLRDRSTLDAVGRAVEHLTSAPGLAEHTSADGEPLSIGELARRLGVTAATLRNWEAVGILTPAREPVTGHRSFGATDVRDAELTHLLRRGGYPLEHIRTVVRQIRTAGGTEALSAALDDWRRRLTARGVSMLGAAAQLGGYVAQLGVPAGPPATTEPAPAPGSPPTV; encoded by the coding sequence GTGAAGCACCTGCGTCCGTTCGACCTGGCCCGTGAGCACGGCATTTCCACCCAGGCGGTCCGTAACTACGAGCGGGACGGGTTCATCCCGCTCGCCCGGCGCACCCCGTCCGGCTACCGCACCTACACCGAGACCCACGCGGCGGCCCTGCGCGCCTATCTGGCGCTCGTCCAGGCTTACGGGTACGCCACGGGCGGAGAGATCATGCGGTCGCTCAACACCGGCGACCTCGACGCCGCGCTGACGGCCGTCGACCGCGGCCACGCCCAACTGCTGCGCGACCGGAGCACGCTGGACGCGGTGGGACGGGCGGTGGAGCACCTCACCTCCGCCCCCGGCCTCGCCGAGCACACGTCCGCCGACGGCGAGCCGCTCAGCATCGGCGAACTCGCGCGCCGTCTGGGGGTGACCGCGGCGACCCTGCGGAACTGGGAAGCGGTGGGCATCCTCACCCCGGCGCGCGAGCCGGTCACCGGCCACCGCTCGTTCGGCGCCACGGACGTACGCGACGCCGAGCTGACCCATCTCCTGCGGCGCGGGGGCTACCCGCTGGAGCACATCCGCACGGTGGTCCGGCAGATCCGCACGGCCGGCGGCACCGAGGCGCTGTCCGCCGCCCTCGACGACTGGCGGCGACGGCTCACAGCCCGCGGCGTTTCCATGCTCGGCGCGGCGGCCCAGCTCGGCGGGTACGTGGCCCAGTTGGGCGTCCCAGCCGGACCGCCGGCCACCACGGAACCGGCTCCCGCGCCGGGGTCCCCGCCGACGGTTTGA
- a CDS encoding erythromycin esterase family protein: MSKDFHNLPVASCAVLALGEPTHREPAFGWVRNELFARLADLGFRSIALETDRVAALRVDDFVKGGDGDLDEVTREGFSHDFGNLETNRCLVAWMRDHNATRPPEERLSFHGFDVPTETTSAPSPRRCLEFARDYLRLDLDLAGLLGADEQWSRTEAVMDPAMSVGATPEAERLRSLADDMLTLLHSNAAERIAQTSRAEWLRARAHLTAGLGLLRYHRQAAQRLENNDRLSRLFATRDALMAQNLLDIRSIEGRRGATLVFAHNVHLQRTPSTWSLGDLSVNWPGAGTVVAPLLGEQYVFIVGSLGRSEAVGLGDPDPGTYESRLQERVTDWAMAPTGKVAAARTRTDTTPQQGYFPLDGATLATADAVLHVSDGAAVSRDLLRVPAGAGSGH; this comes from the coding sequence ATGAGCAAGGACTTTCACAACCTTCCCGTGGCCTCGTGCGCTGTGCTGGCGCTCGGCGAACCCACCCACCGGGAGCCCGCCTTCGGGTGGGTGCGCAACGAGCTGTTCGCCCGGCTGGCCGACCTCGGCTTCCGCTCGATCGCCCTGGAGACCGACCGCGTGGCCGCGCTGCGCGTCGACGACTTCGTCAAGGGCGGCGACGGCGATCTCGACGAGGTGACACGGGAGGGCTTCTCCCACGACTTCGGGAACCTGGAGACCAACCGGTGCCTCGTCGCCTGGATGCGCGACCACAACGCGACCCGGCCGCCGGAGGAGCGGCTGAGCTTTCACGGCTTCGACGTCCCTACGGAGACGACCAGTGCCCCCAGCCCGCGGCGCTGTCTCGAATTCGCCCGGGACTACCTGCGGCTCGACCTCGACCTCGCCGGGCTGCTGGGCGCGGACGAGCAATGGAGCCGTACGGAGGCGGTGATGGACCCGGCCATGTCGGTCGGCGCCACGCCCGAGGCCGAGCGGCTGCGGTCCCTCGCCGACGACATGCTCACCCTGCTCCACTCCAACGCCGCCGAGCGGATCGCGCAGACCTCGCGCGCGGAGTGGCTCCGGGCCCGGGCACACCTCACCGCCGGCCTCGGTCTGCTGCGCTACCACCGGCAGGCGGCCCAGCGCCTGGAGAACAACGACCGGCTGTCCCGGCTGTTCGCCACCCGGGACGCGCTCATGGCACAGAACCTCCTCGACATCCGCAGCATCGAGGGCCGCCGGGGCGCGACGCTGGTTTTCGCCCACAACGTGCACCTCCAGCGGACCCCGAGCACGTGGAGCCTGGGAGACCTGTCCGTCAACTGGCCGGGGGCCGGCACCGTCGTGGCACCGCTGCTGGGCGAGCAGTACGTCTTCATCGTCGGCAGCCTGGGGCGCAGTGAGGCCGTCGGGCTGGGCGACCCCGATCCGGGCACCTACGAGAGCCGCCTACAGGAGCGCGTCACCGATTGGGCCATGGCCCCCACCGGCAAGGTCGCCGCCGCCCGGACCCGGACGGACACCACCCCGCAGCAGGGCTACTTCCCGCTCGACGGAGCCACGCTGGCCACCGCCGACGCGGTCCTGCACGTCAGCGACGGCGCCGCCGTCAGCCGGGACCTCCTGCGCGTACCCGCAGGTGCTGGGAGCGGGCACTGA